From Enoplosus armatus isolate fEnoArm2 chromosome 23, fEnoArm2.hap1, whole genome shotgun sequence:
AACAGGTGTAAATGCCCTTCTTGTTATTGCTGctgctttaacacacacacacacaccaacttttAACTCGTATTTCATTGAGTTTtcctaactctctctctcacacacacacacacatatagatgcTTCTGACGCACTCACATAGCCTCCGTTACTTTTATGAGTCTCTTtcatggtgtttttgttttgtgctccTTCTTTCTCcgctgtctctcgctctctcacacagtcGTACAAAGAGCTGCCAGCAGCGACACTGATGAATCACCCTGGAGGCTCAAAGCTCCATCCCTCGACCTCCCATcgtcacctccctcctcttcctcccctccgaCCTCTCTGCAGCCTTGTAATACTCTTCCCTTTCATCTGCCTCCTCctcgccccccccacccccacccccccatccctcgatccttcctctctctccacctcagCCGCGACCTCTCTTTGGCTCAGATTATGGCGCCGCTTTTatcttccctccttctttcaGTTCAATCTTCACCCGCCTGCAAGGCAGCATCACCTGCTGCATCGTTCACctctgttcatttttatttttacatctgATGGTTAAAGGCAGTTTACAgtataaaactaaaactatcaTTACACTAGAGGGCTTCTGCACAGAGCACAGACTTGCAGACATGCTAAGTGGACAAAAATAATGTCCACAACAAAAGGATCATGTGACATCAACAAGTATTATGATGACAAAGTAGAATTATGTTGTAAAAGCACTATAAGACGtgtttagtttaatttagtttaggcttcggttaaggttagggaagcCTGTGGTCACTAATAAATGAAAAGCTtgcaacagaaaatgtcttttcacaTTAAGTACTGAAACCAAGATAATGCAGTTAACAGTAAATAcaccaaaaccacaaaacagTCACTTTCCGTTGAGTTCTCATTATCAAAGCGGTGCTTGTTACTTAAAATGTTTCTTCCACATCTTACTTTCATGGTGAAAGAAGATTTTTCATGCTAATGTCAGGTGCTAAAGTGGTGAAAAGATTTCATAGCTTTTTATTATATGGCTCattatgtatatactgtactgtgcaAGTACCATTAACTCTATAGGTGATGGAGcaataatcattttaataattacaAACTGCTCTCACAGTGGACGATTAGGCtgggcaggaaaaaaacataatgagGCCATTAGTAATGTTATTAGTCACACAGGTGTAACTATATAGCTAATAGCGTTGGCTGCATTTAGTTGTGCCAGCTGAGCAAGCATGCACACAGAGGGCGCAGCTGGCAAACCTAAATGGAACGCAGCCCTTATTAATGCCATTACAGACATGACAAAATGACCACCATGATAAAGGTCTATTTCAGGCCGGCACCTGCTGTTTTGTTGCCAAGTGATTTTTACTCCTTATAGAAACATGGAAAATCTGGTGGTTTAAATGGTGGTTAATGCTGCCATCATCAGTTTTCATgtgttctttgtctgttttccaTGTAAAGCGTCCTTGGGTCCCCTGAAAGGTGCTATATCAACGcaaactgttattattattaaaatgtgaatcAGTGTTTCACCGTCAAAAGTGTCATCTGACTCAGATTTGTTTATCCTTTAGCCACGATTTGAAGTCAAGTGCCTTTCTCAACAACAGCTGTATTTACTCAAATAAgccattttctgcctctctaACTAGCGCCCCATGAAGTCACATGGGTTCACACTTTAATTTGCATTCAAAAGCATTTCTAAGATcaatgtttgaaatgaaaaagtgagTCAACTTCGCGACGGCTGCAGAGAGTTTTATGGCATTAAAGAGTGGCAGTGTTTCAGGCCTGTTGTGGAATGTGCCTCAATGATATAATCTGTTCATTTGATCATCTAAATGTTGGCCTGCTCATATAGCTTCTTGACGACATGGAATACTTTTAATAAATCCATCAAAACCTCAAATGTGatgttaataaaacacacatattttcaagAGGCCGCAATAAAAGCGTTTTTCTGCACAAGATCAACCGTCAGTGCTTAGAGGATGTTTTAAGCAAAGGTACTGCTCTGCAATCACTCACTTTTAACTGTTACACATTTCCACATCCTTCATCCCCTCCAGCGCACGCCACAAAATCTTTTCCGCTTGTCCTGTCATCTCTCCATCTGTCAGctcctccatctgtttccagtcttctcCGGCCTGTTCATCCATCGCCTCATTATCCATCCCCTTTACATCTGTCTGTTGTTCCCTCGTTAATCACAGCTCACCCTGAACACTGCCGCTTATTGATTAGTTATCCATCTTTCCTCTTTGCATTCCTCTTTATTCCTGCCGTCATTAGCAAGCTCCAAGGTGCCTGCAGACTCCCGGCAGGATAATGTATATTAATAAGGAAGCAGCGTATTGATGCAGTTTGGTCAATAGTAATGAAGTTGTGGACAAAAAAGCTGGTTTCCGTTCAGTagatttattttctgaattCTTCCTTTCCATGTCTAGCTTGTAGACTGAATGGAAATGTTCACaggtagagaaagaaaagtatttttgatCAGGTTTAAGAAATGTAGGGTCAGATCAcccaaattacacaaaaaaatattttctcatttagcTCAAATGATATTTAGCCATGCAGATGTTTTTGGTCTTACTTGTCCATGTTTTACAACAGAGGATTTCTAACAGTGAGGTGCGTAAGCCCAGGGTTAGGGAGTTGAAGGGAGGAGGGCGAGACTTGAGGCCAAGACAAGGTAAGGTAATTAACATACTTAAAACCCGGCCGATTGCTGCAATTTGCGTCAAAAGTCATGCATGGACAgctacacatatttttagattcagtgtgactcacACTTTACACAGGATATCATTACCTCTGATGTCCATCGCGAATAAACTTCCATAAATCTGtttagaaatcatagaaaaaaagacGTTCCTTATAAACTCCAtaacttgcctgagaatcatcacgtttatacgttttcttcagtatcaaaacaATCCAGTGATGGTTgtcattgcaaacaggaactccttaattcggcatacttttactggtgccaatttgccaaaatttCTCAATTTTTGGAAACCCCGTTTGAGATATTCCTCTCTCAGATCTTTGCCTTCTTCCCAATATAATGGAGAATCTGCTGTCAACAAAGGGTATTTTTACAGAAATCTTTGAGACAAGgtaataaaaacacttaaagcGCAATCCAGCCTCAACCTGTGTGCTCTATAGCTAAACCCACCCACCATATATGTCAATTACACTCTCATCCTATTGCACAGCTCATAATTTCTCTGTGTCTATCCACCTTAATGGCACACAAACGGCCGACAGCCTCACAGCGCACCTGAATGCATCCATGTGAATTGTACCAAAAGCTCGTACAAGTTCCAACttggaaaacatgtttattcactttcacCAGTGCAATCGAATGACAAACAGAACATCAACAGAAACGGACAAACATGGAGTAGCACTGCATTACACAAGTCAAGGTCAGTTAAGGTCGCAACACCTCGGCAACAAACGAAACTATTTTCAAAGCACTGAGCATTTTGTCTGAGCATCTGCGCAGTCCGACGTGAGGTTCTTTGTACATGCTCATGTTGTTATCAGACAAGCAGAAGGGTTAAGATTTTCTGACAGATATAAGTCCTTGTGTGGCCAGTTGTTATGATacactgccacctgctggttgGAGGAAGATGTACAGCAGCTGGATCAGGAATATATTTTaaactttatatattttcacaCCTGGGCTGTAGTACCATGTCTGGTATTTGTTGCAATGTCCGGTggtaatttgttcatttttcattagTGATACGGGGGATAGAGTGGCTTATAGCCCTGAGTTTAAACATATTACATTTATCCTCAAGTGAACTTACATTTTGTCTAAATGTAACACATCAGAGTTTGTATCTATCCAATTGCAGAAAATATccataaaaaaagtcaaattggccagaaaaaaattaagaaaaaagtAGGAAACATCAAATTACGAACCCGAAAGAAAATTGTAAAATCCAGAAACAAGTACTTGACATATTTAtgagtttgtgtatgtgtgtgagagagagcgataTCTACAATACACTGTATAGAAATGTCCAGTCAATTCAGCAGATATGAACGCATGACCACTGTGTACAAGTCTGGTGTGGAGATACAATCATACacaatttgttttgtgtatgtgtgtgtgtgtgtgtgtgtgtgtgtgtgtgtgtgtgtgtgtgtgtgtgtacatctgtctgcctgtgtagTGTTTAGGAGTCGTCTCCGTTGGCGCTATCGCCGTcgtcctccccttcctcctgctcgccctcctcctcctcctcctcctcctcctcatcatcctcctctctccctctgcttttcaTCTGGAAGGAAGTAGAAACAGGACAAATAACCTCCACTTATCACATAaaggatatacagtatgaatgcGTTAGTCTCtttaacatataaacacatcagAAGATAATCATGAAccatatctttgggttttggatgattggttaaaccaaaaaaaaaagcaattttaaGAAATCATCTTGGGCtcaaatttcatttttcagtagtTTCTGGCATTAACTGACGTACTGAGTAGCCGGAAAAGTAATCAACAGACTGAAATGGTAATTATATTATTGCAACTTGCTTCAAAAGTCACTGATGTCTTAGCTCTGGTCCtggttctctccctctcctcatcctcactcctcacctcgtcctcgtcctccagcAGATCCCCCTCGTCCTCTGAGTCGTTCAGCTCCTGGCTCTCTCTGTCCCGCTTCAGGCTGTCATCTTTcttgctggaggtggaggaattGAGGGAGGACAGCTCACCTGGTTCcggtttgctgcttttcatctctGAGTAAATGGAGGGAgatatttggggggggggggggtgtaatacaaagagagagagagaggtggatgaGCTCAAAAGCTGATGGGATCAAGGGCCACAAAATGGAACCTGATGGTGGCTGTTGAAGCTCATGCGCCTTCTGAAACCCCCCCAACTCacaagggaggagggaagggaggatgGGTTTGTTTGATCGACACCCCCATCCTAACTGTCACTAGCGCTAGTTAGCTTGATAGACCTGGACATTTCATAGAAGGCACCAACGGCTCATCATACTGGATGAATTTGCAAATGGCCCTTCGTGACTCATCCTAGTGCAGCATGAGTCACAGAGAGCATCCGGTGACTTCTGAAAAGGGtgagaaaaacaaccaaaaaatgCAACTCCTGTTACACATTTGGCATTTGTAGTGATAGATTTTTACTTCCTTTGGTGTTAAGCAATCACACATTAGCaactaattaataataaatgtgctATGTGGTTAAAGTTCAGGTTAAAGTTCttagttttttaaaaagttaccTCTTGTTTGTCAAAAACAGAGTTGTTAAATTCGCTGTCAACAGGTCGTTTTACTCAATAAATATGTTTGGTCACAAAAAGTAaggagactgaaaacaaaaccactgGGGGCCCACCTGACTTCTTGCTGTGGTCCTTCTCCATGCGCTCTAGGCTCTCCAGCAGGTAGTCCACCTTGTGTTTGATCTGCGTGAGCTCTCTCTTGATGGTCTGCAGATCATCTGCCTTCACTGTGGAAGGGAAGCAGTAGAAAAGTCATTAGCACACTGATGCGGGTGTGAGGGGAGCAGCACATCACACCACGACACAATGGTGGTGCCTACTGGTACGGGAGGTCCTCTGGCTGCtcttggaggaggagaagctggttTTGGTTCTTCGGCTCCCTCCTCCGCTCAGACTGACCCTCGGGCGCTTTGAGGGAATGACAGCACGggacaggggaggaggggggggaggcaCCCGGGACTGGTAGGAGTACACCCTGAGATACGAAAGAGACGcgaaaatataaaaaagatgcCACGACAAGCATGAGTGGTACATTTGTATCACTGTCAAAGTTTTCAGTTACAAAAAAACTTTGTCAACtctttttgttgtcagttttgtatttttaataatattacTTATTAATATTATGctaatccaaaacccaaaacaataaTAGTATCCCTTTGCACACATTTAATCTCAAATTTAGAACAAACTATAAACTGAATTAATAAACCATAAAAATCAGGAAATCATGCACTCTGGACAATAAGGACTTCAGCAACACCAGACAACAGGTatatggattaaaaaaaacgtgCAATTATTCTTAAAAACTTAAAGAATAGACAGTTTACCTATCGTAGTAATCTCTTTGAAAGTCATAGTCCAAATCAATAGATGAACtgtggagagagcagagacgtGGTAGAAAGATTAACTACAGCAAAATGCTCATGATGCAATACCTCCtgacatttttggcattttgaagCCTGTCTGAATGCAGAATTACTGAAATTGGCTACGATGCTGCTGTGAGCATAATTACTGCGTACACACCTGTACATGTCTCCCGCAGAACGCTTCACCGTCTTCGATCTGTGAGGTTTCGGCTCGCCTGCCAGGTTGATGtctgagggagggaaaaaacaaggaaggacaggaggaagCAAGAGTTAAGAGCTGCCAGGAGTCGGGAGAATGTGCCAGAACATGTTATGGACAGAAAGTGTGAAATCTCAATTAACACATTTCATCACTCCCTCCCCACCACCCGATGGTGTTATTTTGGAAGACTAATGCAGGTTTTACCCCGACCAGGTGGCATTTGCAAATAATTACTCACGTTTATTTTAACCTGCGTTGAGCACCAGACAGGTCAGAAAATGTAGACCGAAAACAGCTGTTGCTCTGTCTTTACTTTAATGAgagatgttgatgtttttacttGTACAAATAAATCCTTTAAAATCCTcctttcagtgttgtttttacttttaagcAGTAGGGGGCAGCACAGTGGCTCAGCTGTTGGTAATGCAACATGAATTTTAAGGTGAACTTAAGACTATAAATTAgtaattagaaaaaaaacacatttcctgtgaTTTCACTGACACTATGTGGATGGACCCTTAATGAGAAactgagtgtgttttggtgaatgttgtgtttttgtgtctgtcttttggCAAACTAACTTCATGGAGTCTTgttgccaccatgaggttgcccGGCAACCAGTACCTGCCCAAGatatgttgaactatttctttaaggaaGACAATAAAGTCAAACCGTGATAAATCTCATCTCACACAGCCTTGGGGTGGACTATCTTCAGCTGAATTAAAACGTCTGTCTCTGAATTGACTGGGAGACCAGTACTGATTTTAAGACTCAGTACTGGTCTCCGTAGCTTCACCCCCCTCCGCCTCACCTAGCACCTGTCCAACGATCATGCGGCCGTCCTCGCTGGCCACGGCGGCCCGGGCGTTCCTCTCATTGGAGTACTGGACGAAGGCGTAGCCCTTGTGGATGGAGCAGCCGACGACCTTGCCGTACTTGGAGAAGATGGCCTCCACGTCGGCCTTGGTGACCAGCAGGGTGTTGAGGTTGCCGATGAAGACGCGGGAGTTGAGGGAGCGAGGGTCAGTCTTGTTGGTCACGTTGCTGCTGGCCATTgggctggaggtggagggaagggagggagggaggggaggccggggggagaaggggaggagaaaaaggagttATGAGATCAGGGACAATATTTAGAGATGAGTGATGTTCAGGGAGACAGGAAGGTGTGGAAGAAAGAGAACGGGCAGATAAACACATTGTGAGGGCATCATTAGTCtacaaaatgtaagaaaatgcccatcacaatgtTGCAGAGCCAAAGtcgacatcttcaaattgcttgttttatacgaccaacagtccaaaacatgtaaaatagaGAATAGCAAAtgcctcacatttgagaagctggagccagcaagTTCTCGACTTTTCTGCTTGTGAATCATTatcaaaactaaaaataagCCATGAATTGACCCctcatttcagcactaatgACATGTTATATGCTCATTTACTAATATTAATACATGACAACCAGATTTACCCATCCGTATCTTAACAAAATGGCATCGTAATCATATATACGTGTGAAAATTCAAGGTGTGACTCCTACTTTCTACCACCTTCTACAACACAGCATcttacacacagtcacacacactaaatgtgtgtttgcactttcaAATGGGGAGACTCGAGCCGCTAAAAGATATCAGACAGCAGAAAAGACAGTGTGATCGGGTCATGAAGCAGCCGGCACTCACTCCATTATGTCTGTACTCGGGTCGGTGAaggtctgcctgcctgtctgactcTGTTGGAGAGAAGAGGGTCATCGAGGAACTTTGAGAGATGGAGTCAGTGACTGTGGGGAGACATCTACTACACCTCCAAaaagtttgttcttttttttttttttttggtttcttggCAAACCCAAGACAAGCTTGGAAAAGATATAGGGGCTGTTTAAGAGAGGGtagataaaatgttttaaaaaatggaggtggtaataaaaaaaacctgtggGATAAATGGTTGTTTGTTATGACAGAACAAGATTTTGCATTAAAGTGAGATGGCTGCTTTTGACAGCCTTCTTTACTTTCTAAATTTGTATTTGTACTACAGATAACGTCCATGTCTCTAAGAAACACTTTACAGTACCCCTGCAGTAAACGTCACTTTAGTGAAGCTCATAATGTTTTTGCGTTGACTTGTCCTTTTAAACTTATCACTATTGCAGGCCAgattgttgctgctgttgcattAGTGGCAAACACTGCAAAGTTATGTAACATTGCAGGGGGTGTGGGGGGTCTCACAAAATCATGAACACATGTGCCAAACACAAGGAAGCTATGAATTACACTCACTGTAACACTTTTACTTCCTTATTAAAAC
This genomic window contains:
- the LOC139305851 gene encoding heterogeneous nuclear ribonucleoproteins C1/C2, which gives rise to MMSPLSPRISQTGRQTFTDPSTDIMDPMASSNVTNKTDPRSLNSRVFIGNLNTLLVTKADVEAIFSKYGKVVGCSIHKGYAFVQYSNERNARAAVASEDGRMIVGQVLDINLAGEPKPHRSKTVKRSAGDMYSSSIDLDYDFQRDYYDRVYSYQSRVPPPPPPLSRAVIPSKRPRVSLSGGGSRRTKTSFSSSKSSQRTSRTMKADDLQTIKRELTQIKHKVDYLLESLERMEKDHSKKSEMKSSKPEPGELSSLNSSTSSKKDDSLKRDRESQELNDSEDEGDLLEDEDEMKSRGREEDDEEEEEEEEEGEQEEGEDDGDSANGDDS